In Gadus morhua chromosome 2, gadMor3.0, whole genome shotgun sequence, a single window of DNA contains:
- the ciita gene encoding MHC class II transactivator isoform X5, with amino-acid sequence MQDCPAGDGEHGGEPNQPSDIEELPDVEEMEEFLATFTDQDSLFELAKSNSVSTEVQETPDANGLAGGDAVVSASDPESASTTSTPPSSSLPLHPPLQMPLQFITLGHADGCQRPTLTISQHSLIALALSGSAASTTTYILVPTTSPPPVPTPSPASDAVAPLLLVSAPQGSISGDAGAGPAPQFPPTERVEDYIVKAKAQMEKTCLQLEGGLNLRSHYVDTLLVRRDVLRLKKKGSACLEELLAHMGDTARQKASLRRSQIFGSSAGSKPNRSVLVLGHAGTGKTALIQSLGLDWSTGSFPQFDFFFVLDGKGLALTKPAFSLPTMLLGGLFPGRALCLDPHQVFSRVAAAPERVLVVFDGFQEAWHLESLLQPLDKSLVADLQKDSRKQAFTVRELYCALLQRALLPGCTLMIAARPRGATGNLRRWADSLFELGGFSPTEADGALSRYFSEPTSHDNALTRLRSSPYLSSLCWNPALFRLVCFVLEHCDHRETLPDTLSGLCHRALRIKLARQFEDRSSHDPSPAPSRVKLESAVPGGSGSLKHGKVKKVNQKRLTRSCNREAGTTGDKVKEKGTSERKKIKSNGGRDEEGLLAELSRLAWEGVRQNDLPPGGGSTATAREVGLKAELFHALHLGGKPKGDSRQGEGGVQAGQMESADTEGNAGGEVGRRGSEERKNPRRRAKSDEDFEDVSDGSHVLSWSNPFLQSFLAGLHISSTRKTSGLLKTFPMQVGLGRGRRRTHKEELDLVQRFAIGTLFMHASVSRESPSKQSVLVKHLKGHLGQAEHGAAHLLEVCHCIYETGISRADTHWGTLLAGVLPKEMSFRGVRLWPSDVHVVGKVLELVGAGTGGAGICLGLEDTGIRTSGILSLLGLSNIASYRACTADVISMWEELEGKEELKLKGAMSKFKLNTKATQVCHVDDLARLVSMHRRLTDSSSQSDSLLVSGVPAVKELDKLEFELGPEDCPLALPKLWSLLPGLNNLRHLDLEKSELGDEGAEALAEVLVSLSRLEILNLSQNGIGDTGMYELSLVLMNPASLRCLSLYSNIISDVGAHWLATVLPLMVSLTDLDVKYNNLTDVGAQSLGAVLKKCPSVKSLRMWNTCISFAVFERLQKQDSRIVCH; translated from the exons ATGCAGGACTGCCCGGCAG ggGATGGGGAGCACGGAGGAGAACCAAACCAGCCCTCTGACATCGAAGAGCTTCCAG ATGTTGAAGAAATGGAAGAATTCCTGGCTACATTCACAG ACCAAGATTCCCTCTTTGAGTTGGCCAAGAGCAACTCTGTCTCCACAGAAGTCCAAGAAACCCCAGACGCCAACG GTCTCGCCGGCGGAGATGCAGTGGTTTCGGCGTCCGATCCAGAGAGTGCATCGACTACCTCCACGCCTCCCTCTAGTAGCCTGCCGCTCCATCCACCCCTCCAGATGCCTCTTCAGTTCATCACCCTGGGTCACGCAGATGGATGTCAGCGTCCCACTTTGACCATTTCTCAGCATTCCCTGATTGCCCTTGCACTGTCCGGTTCGGCCGCGAGCACAACAACATACATTTTGG TGCCGACTACATCACCGCCCCCTGTCCCGACCCCTTCCCCCG CGAGTGATGCGGTGGCTCCACTCCTCCTGGTGTCCGCTCCACAAGGGTCCATCTCAGGCGATGCTGGGGCAGGCCCGGCCCCCCAGTTCCCCCCCACTG aaCGCGTTGAGGATTACATCGTTAAGGCAAAAGCTCAGATGGAGAAAACCTGCCTGCAACTGGAGGGGGGTCTCAACCTGCGCTCCCATTACGTGGACACACTCCTGGTCCGGAGGGACGTCCTGCGCTTGAAGAAGAAGGGCAGCGCGtgcctggaggagctgctggcccACATGGGGGACACGGCCAGGCAGAAGGCCTCCCTCCGGCGGAGTCAG ATCTTTGGGAGCTCGGCTGGATCCAAACCCAACCGTTCGGTACTGGTCCTTGGCCACGCCGGGACAGGGAAGACGGCCCTGATCCAGAGCCTGGGCCTCGACTGGTCCACTGGCTCCTTCCCCCAGTTTGACTTCTTCTTCGTGTTGGACGGTAAAGGCCTCGCTCTGACCAAGCCCGCCTTCAGTCTGCCGACCATGCTGCTGGGGGGTCTCTTCCCGGGGAGAGCCTTATGCCTGGACCCCCATCAGGTCTTCAGTCGGGTCGCCGCGGCCCCCGAACGGGTCCTCGTTGTTTTCGACGGTTTCCAAGAGGCTTGGCACCTGGAATCTCTGCTGCAGCCTCTTGACAAGAGCCTCGTGGCCGACCTCCAGAAGGACTCCAGGAAACAGGCCTTCACCGTGAGGGAGTTGTACTGCGCCCTGCTCCAGAGGGCTCTGCTGCCCGGCTGCACCCTGATGATCGCGGCTCGGCCACGGGGAGCCACCGGCAATCTCAGGCGCTGGGCTGACAGTCTCTTTGAGCTCGGCGGATTCAGCCCTACAGAGGCAGACGGAGCTCTGTCCCGGTACTTCAGCGAACCCACCAGCCACGACAACGCCCTGACCCGGCTACGGAGCAGTCCGTATTTGTCCAGCCTTTGCTGGAACCCGGCCCTCTTTCGTCTGGTGTGTTTTGTGCTGGAACATTGCGACCATCGCGAGACCCTTCCCGACACACTCAGCGGACTTTGCCATCGAGCCTTGAGAATAAAGTTGGCGCGGCAGTTTGAGGACAGGAGTAGCCACGATCCGTCGCCGGCCCCCTCGCGGGTCAAGCTCGAGAGCGCCGTACCGGGGGGAAGCGGGAGTCTCAAACACGGCAAAGTTAAGAAAGTCAACCAAAAGAGGCTTACCCGCTCCTGCAACCGAGAGGCCGGGACTACAGGCGACAAAGTAAAAGAGAAGGGGACGTCGGAGCGAAAGAAGATAAAATCGAACGGCGGAAGAGACGAGGAAGGGCTGTTGGCTGAACTGAGCCGCTTGGCGTGGGAAGGGGTCCGACAGAATGACCTTCCTCCAGGAGGAGGCTCCACGGCTACAGCGAGGGAGGTCGGCCTGAAGGCTGAACTCTTCCACGCCCTCCATCTAGGGGGGAAGCCGAAGGGAGACTCacgacagggggagggaggagtgcAGGCAGGGCAGATGGAGAGTGCAGATACAGAGGGCAATGCAGGAGGGGAAGTAGGAAGAAGGGGGAGCGAAGAAAGGAAAAACCCCAGACGAAGGGCGAAGAGCGATGAGGATTTTGAGGATGTGAGTGATGGTAGCCACGTTCTGTCATGGTCGAACCCTTTCCTCCAGAGCTTCCTGGCAGGTCTTCACATATCATCCACAAG GAAGACGTCTGGACTCCTGAAGACCTTCCCCATGCAGGTCGGCCTGGGGAGGGGTCGGCGAAGGACCCACAAGGAGGAACTGGACCTTGTGCAGAGGTTCGCCATCGGCACTCTCTTTATGCACGCCAGCGTCTCCCGGGAGTCCCCCTCCAAGCAGTCCGTCCTCGTCAAACACCTCAAGGGGCACCTGGGCCAGGCTGAGCATGGCGCCGCCCACCTGTTGGAGGTGTGCCACTGCATCTACGAGACCGGCATCAGCCGCGCAGACACCCACTGGGGCACACTGCTCGCCGGGGTCCTCCCAAAGGAAATGAGCTTCCGGGGAGTGAGGCTGTGGCCGTCCGATGTGCATGTGGTGGGGAAGGTTCTGGAACTTGTTGGAGCTGGGACAGGAGGGGCGGGGATCTGCCTGGGACTTGAGGATACTGGGATACGGACGTCTGGAATTCTGTCGCTACTGGGGCTCAGCAACATCGCGTCGTACAG GGCATGCACCGCGGACGTCATCTCCATGTGGGAGGAGCTGGAAGGAAAGGAGGAGCTTAAACTTAAAGGAGCCATGTCCAAATTCAAGCTGAACACAAAGGCTACCCAGGTGTGTCATGTTGATGACCTAGCACGGCTGGTCAGCATGCACAGGAGGCTGACTGACAG CTCCAGCCAATCGGATTCGCTCCTGGTGTCCGGGGTTCCGGCAGTGAAGGAACTAGACAAGCTGGAGTTTGA GCTAGGTCCAGAGGATTGCCCCCTGGCTCTGCCTAAGCTGTGGTCACTCCTGCCCGGCCTCAACAACCTACGCCATCTTGA TCTGGAAAAAAGTGAGCTaggagatgaaggagctgaGGCACTGGCTGAGGTTCTGGTTTCTCTCTCCCGACTTGAGATCCTAAA TCTATCCCAGAACGGTATTGGAGACACAGGGATGTATGAGCTGTCTCTGGTCCTGATGAACCCAGCGTCACTGCGTTGTctcag TCTGTACAGTAACATCATCTCCGACGTTGGTGCCCACTGGCTGGCCACAGTCCTGCCTCTGATGGTGTCCCTGACTGACCTAGA CGTGAAGTACAACAACCTGACGGACGTCGGGGCCCAGAGCCTTGGAGCCGTCCTGAAGAAGTGTCCCTCCGTGAAAAGCCTGAG GATGTGGAACACGTGTATCTCATTTGCGGTATTTGAACGACTTCAGAAACAGGACAGCAGGATTGTGTGCCATTAG
- the ciita gene encoding MHC class II transactivator isoform X4: MQDCPAGDGEHGGEPNQPSDIEELPDVEEMEEFLATFTDQDSLFELAKSNSVSTEVQETPDANAGLAGGDAVVSASDPESASTTSTPPSSSLPLHPPLQMPLQFITLGHADGCQRPTLTISQHSLIALALSGSAASTTTYILVPTTSPPPVPTPSPASDAVAPLLLVSAPQGSISGDAGAGPAPQFPPTERVEDYIVKAKAQMEKTCLQLEGGLNLRSHYVDTLLVRRDVLRLKKKGSACLEELLAHMGDTARQKASLRRSQIFGSSAGSKPNRSVLVLGHAGTGKTALIQSLGLDWSTGSFPQFDFFFVLDGKGLALTKPAFSLPTMLLGGLFPGRALCLDPHQVFSRVAAAPERVLVVFDGFQEAWHLESLLQPLDKSLVADLQKDSRKQAFTVRELYCALLQRALLPGCTLMIAARPRGATGNLRRWADSLFELGGFSPTEADGALSRYFSEPTSHDNALTRLRSSPYLSSLCWNPALFRLVCFVLEHCDHRETLPDTLSGLCHRALRIKLARQFEDRSSHDPSPAPSRVKLESAVPGGSGSLKHGKVKKVNQKRLTRSCNREAGTTGDKVKEKGTSERKKIKSNGGRDEEGLLAELSRLAWEGVRQNDLPPGGGSTATAREVGLKAELFHALHLGGKPKGDSRQGEGGVQAGQMESADTEGNAGGEVGRRGSEERKNPRRRAKSDEDFEDVSDGSHVLSWSNPFLQSFLAGLHISSTRKTSGLLKTFPMQVGLGRGRRRTHKEELDLVQRFAIGTLFMHASVSRESPSKQSVLVKHLKGHLGQAEHGAAHLLEVCHCIYETGISRADTHWGTLLAGVLPKEMSFRGVRLWPSDVHVVGKVLELVGAGTGGAGICLGLEDTGIRTSGILSLLGLSNIASYRACTADVISMWEELEGKEELKLKGAMSKFKLNTKATQVCHVDDLARLVSMHRRLTDSSSQSDSLLVSGVPAVKELDKLEFELGPEDCPLALPKLWSLLPGLNNLRHLDLEKSELGDEGAEALAEVLVSLSRLEILNLSQNGIGDTGMYELSLVLMNPASLRCLSLYSNIISDVGAHWLATVLPLMVSLTDLDVKYNNLTDVGAQSLGAVLKKCPSVKSLRMWNTCISFAVFERLQKQDSRIVCH; the protein is encoded by the exons ATGCAGGACTGCCCGGCAG ggGATGGGGAGCACGGAGGAGAACCAAACCAGCCCTCTGACATCGAAGAGCTTCCAG ATGTTGAAGAAATGGAAGAATTCCTGGCTACATTCACAG ACCAAGATTCCCTCTTTGAGTTGGCCAAGAGCAACTCTGTCTCCACAGAAGTCCAAGAAACCCCAGACGCCAACG CAGGTCTCGCCGGCGGAGATGCAGTGGTTTCGGCGTCCGATCCAGAGAGTGCATCGACTACCTCCACGCCTCCCTCTAGTAGCCTGCCGCTCCATCCACCCCTCCAGATGCCTCTTCAGTTCATCACCCTGGGTCACGCAGATGGATGTCAGCGTCCCACTTTGACCATTTCTCAGCATTCCCTGATTGCCCTTGCACTGTCCGGTTCGGCCGCGAGCACAACAACATACATTTTGG TGCCGACTACATCACCGCCCCCTGTCCCGACCCCTTCCCCCG CGAGTGATGCGGTGGCTCCACTCCTCCTGGTGTCCGCTCCACAAGGGTCCATCTCAGGCGATGCTGGGGCAGGCCCGGCCCCCCAGTTCCCCCCCACTG aaCGCGTTGAGGATTACATCGTTAAGGCAAAAGCTCAGATGGAGAAAACCTGCCTGCAACTGGAGGGGGGTCTCAACCTGCGCTCCCATTACGTGGACACACTCCTGGTCCGGAGGGACGTCCTGCGCTTGAAGAAGAAGGGCAGCGCGtgcctggaggagctgctggcccACATGGGGGACACGGCCAGGCAGAAGGCCTCCCTCCGGCGGAGTCAG ATCTTTGGGAGCTCGGCTGGATCCAAACCCAACCGTTCGGTACTGGTCCTTGGCCACGCCGGGACAGGGAAGACGGCCCTGATCCAGAGCCTGGGCCTCGACTGGTCCACTGGCTCCTTCCCCCAGTTTGACTTCTTCTTCGTGTTGGACGGTAAAGGCCTCGCTCTGACCAAGCCCGCCTTCAGTCTGCCGACCATGCTGCTGGGGGGTCTCTTCCCGGGGAGAGCCTTATGCCTGGACCCCCATCAGGTCTTCAGTCGGGTCGCCGCGGCCCCCGAACGGGTCCTCGTTGTTTTCGACGGTTTCCAAGAGGCTTGGCACCTGGAATCTCTGCTGCAGCCTCTTGACAAGAGCCTCGTGGCCGACCTCCAGAAGGACTCCAGGAAACAGGCCTTCACCGTGAGGGAGTTGTACTGCGCCCTGCTCCAGAGGGCTCTGCTGCCCGGCTGCACCCTGATGATCGCGGCTCGGCCACGGGGAGCCACCGGCAATCTCAGGCGCTGGGCTGACAGTCTCTTTGAGCTCGGCGGATTCAGCCCTACAGAGGCAGACGGAGCTCTGTCCCGGTACTTCAGCGAACCCACCAGCCACGACAACGCCCTGACCCGGCTACGGAGCAGTCCGTATTTGTCCAGCCTTTGCTGGAACCCGGCCCTCTTTCGTCTGGTGTGTTTTGTGCTGGAACATTGCGACCATCGCGAGACCCTTCCCGACACACTCAGCGGACTTTGCCATCGAGCCTTGAGAATAAAGTTGGCGCGGCAGTTTGAGGACAGGAGTAGCCACGATCCGTCGCCGGCCCCCTCGCGGGTCAAGCTCGAGAGCGCCGTACCGGGGGGAAGCGGGAGTCTCAAACACGGCAAAGTTAAGAAAGTCAACCAAAAGAGGCTTACCCGCTCCTGCAACCGAGAGGCCGGGACTACAGGCGACAAAGTAAAAGAGAAGGGGACGTCGGAGCGAAAGAAGATAAAATCGAACGGCGGAAGAGACGAGGAAGGGCTGTTGGCTGAACTGAGCCGCTTGGCGTGGGAAGGGGTCCGACAGAATGACCTTCCTCCAGGAGGAGGCTCCACGGCTACAGCGAGGGAGGTCGGCCTGAAGGCTGAACTCTTCCACGCCCTCCATCTAGGGGGGAAGCCGAAGGGAGACTCacgacagggggagggaggagtgcAGGCAGGGCAGATGGAGAGTGCAGATACAGAGGGCAATGCAGGAGGGGAAGTAGGAAGAAGGGGGAGCGAAGAAAGGAAAAACCCCAGACGAAGGGCGAAGAGCGATGAGGATTTTGAGGATGTGAGTGATGGTAGCCACGTTCTGTCATGGTCGAACCCTTTCCTCCAGAGCTTCCTGGCAGGTCTTCACATATCATCCACAAG GAAGACGTCTGGACTCCTGAAGACCTTCCCCATGCAGGTCGGCCTGGGGAGGGGTCGGCGAAGGACCCACAAGGAGGAACTGGACCTTGTGCAGAGGTTCGCCATCGGCACTCTCTTTATGCACGCCAGCGTCTCCCGGGAGTCCCCCTCCAAGCAGTCCGTCCTCGTCAAACACCTCAAGGGGCACCTGGGCCAGGCTGAGCATGGCGCCGCCCACCTGTTGGAGGTGTGCCACTGCATCTACGAGACCGGCATCAGCCGCGCAGACACCCACTGGGGCACACTGCTCGCCGGGGTCCTCCCAAAGGAAATGAGCTTCCGGGGAGTGAGGCTGTGGCCGTCCGATGTGCATGTGGTGGGGAAGGTTCTGGAACTTGTTGGAGCTGGGACAGGAGGGGCGGGGATCTGCCTGGGACTTGAGGATACTGGGATACGGACGTCTGGAATTCTGTCGCTACTGGGGCTCAGCAACATCGCGTCGTACAG GGCATGCACCGCGGACGTCATCTCCATGTGGGAGGAGCTGGAAGGAAAGGAGGAGCTTAAACTTAAAGGAGCCATGTCCAAATTCAAGCTGAACACAAAGGCTACCCAGGTGTGTCATGTTGATGACCTAGCACGGCTGGTCAGCATGCACAGGAGGCTGACTGACAG CTCCAGCCAATCGGATTCGCTCCTGGTGTCCGGGGTTCCGGCAGTGAAGGAACTAGACAAGCTGGAGTTTGA GCTAGGTCCAGAGGATTGCCCCCTGGCTCTGCCTAAGCTGTGGTCACTCCTGCCCGGCCTCAACAACCTACGCCATCTTGA TCTGGAAAAAAGTGAGCTaggagatgaaggagctgaGGCACTGGCTGAGGTTCTGGTTTCTCTCTCCCGACTTGAGATCCTAAA TCTATCCCAGAACGGTATTGGAGACACAGGGATGTATGAGCTGTCTCTGGTCCTGATGAACCCAGCGTCACTGCGTTGTctcag TCTGTACAGTAACATCATCTCCGACGTTGGTGCCCACTGGCTGGCCACAGTCCTGCCTCTGATGGTGTCCCTGACTGACCTAGA CGTGAAGTACAACAACCTGACGGACGTCGGGGCCCAGAGCCTTGGAGCCGTCCTGAAGAAGTGTCCCTCCGTGAAAAGCCTGAG GATGTGGAACACGTGTATCTCATTTGCGGTATTTGAACGACTTCAGAAACAGGACAGCAGGATTGTGTGCCATTAG
- the ciita gene encoding MHC class II transactivator isoform X3, translating to MQDCPAGDGEHGGEPNQPSDIEELPAVKVSARNGVDFNLTVALTSVMIKTMIRTFILVDWDVEEMEEFLATFTDQDSLFELAKSNSVSTEVQETPDANAGLAGGDAVVSASDPESASTTSTPPSSSLPLHPPLQMPLQFITLGHADGCQRPTLTISQHSLIALALSGSAASTTTYILVPTTSPPPVPTPSPASDAVAPLLLVSAPQGSISGDAGAGPAPQFPPTERVEDYIVKAKAQMEKTCLQLEGGLNLRSHYVDTLLVRRDVLRLKKKGSACLEELLAHMGDTARQKASLRRSQIFGSSAGSKPNRSVLVLGHAGTGKTALIQSLGLDWSTGSFPQFDFFFVLDGKGLALTKPAFSLPTMLLGGLFPGRALCLDPHQVFSRVAAAPERVLVVFDGFQEAWHLESLLQPLDKSLVADLQKDSRKQAFTVRELYCALLQRALLPGCTLMIAARPRGATGNLRRWADSLFELGGFSPTEADGALSRYFSEPTSHDNALTRLRSSPYLSSLCWNPALFRLVCFVLEHCDHRETLPDTLSGLCHRALRIKLARQFEDRSSHDPSPAPSRVKLESAVPGGSGSLKHGKVKKVNQKRLTRSCNREAGTTGDKVKEKGTSERKKIKSNGGRDEEGLLAELSRLAWEGVRQNDLPPGGGSTATAREVGLKAELFHALHLGGKPKGDSRQGEGGVQAGQMESADTEGNAGGEVGRRGSEERKNPRRRAKSDEDFEDVSDGSHVLSWSNPFLQSFLAGLHISSTRKTSGLLKTFPMQVGLGRGRRRTHKEELDLVQRFAIGTLFMHASVSRESPSKQSVLVKHLKGHLGQAEHGAAHLLEVCHCIYETGISRADTHWGTLLAGVLPKEMSFRGVRLWPSDVHVVGKVLELVGAGTGGAGICLGLEDTGIRTSGILSLLGLSNIASYRACTADVISMWEELEGKEELKLKGAMSKFKLNTKATQVCHVDDLARLVSMHRRLTDSSSQSDSLLVSGVPAVKELDKLEFELGPEDCPLALPKLWSLLPGLNNLRHLDLSQNGIGDTGMYELSLVLMNPASLRCLSLYSNIISDVGAHWLATVLPLMVSLTDLDVKYNNLTDVGAQSLGAVLKKCPSVKSLRMWNTCISFAVFERLQKQDSRIVCH from the exons ATGCAGGACTGCCCGGCAG ggGATGGGGAGCACGGAGGAGAACCAAACCAGCCCTCTGACATCGAAGAGCTTCCAG CGGTCAAGGTCTCTGCACGAAATGGTGTCGACTTTAATCTGACCGTAGCCCTCACTTCCGTGATGATTAAAACGATGATCCGTACATTCATTTTAGTTGACTGGG ATGTTGAAGAAATGGAAGAATTCCTGGCTACATTCACAG ACCAAGATTCCCTCTTTGAGTTGGCCAAGAGCAACTCTGTCTCCACAGAAGTCCAAGAAACCCCAGACGCCAACG CAGGTCTCGCCGGCGGAGATGCAGTGGTTTCGGCGTCCGATCCAGAGAGTGCATCGACTACCTCCACGCCTCCCTCTAGTAGCCTGCCGCTCCATCCACCCCTCCAGATGCCTCTTCAGTTCATCACCCTGGGTCACGCAGATGGATGTCAGCGTCCCACTTTGACCATTTCTCAGCATTCCCTGATTGCCCTTGCACTGTCCGGTTCGGCCGCGAGCACAACAACATACATTTTGG TGCCGACTACATCACCGCCCCCTGTCCCGACCCCTTCCCCCG CGAGTGATGCGGTGGCTCCACTCCTCCTGGTGTCCGCTCCACAAGGGTCCATCTCAGGCGATGCTGGGGCAGGCCCGGCCCCCCAGTTCCCCCCCACTG aaCGCGTTGAGGATTACATCGTTAAGGCAAAAGCTCAGATGGAGAAAACCTGCCTGCAACTGGAGGGGGGTCTCAACCTGCGCTCCCATTACGTGGACACACTCCTGGTCCGGAGGGACGTCCTGCGCTTGAAGAAGAAGGGCAGCGCGtgcctggaggagctgctggcccACATGGGGGACACGGCCAGGCAGAAGGCCTCCCTCCGGCGGAGTCAG ATCTTTGGGAGCTCGGCTGGATCCAAACCCAACCGTTCGGTACTGGTCCTTGGCCACGCCGGGACAGGGAAGACGGCCCTGATCCAGAGCCTGGGCCTCGACTGGTCCACTGGCTCCTTCCCCCAGTTTGACTTCTTCTTCGTGTTGGACGGTAAAGGCCTCGCTCTGACCAAGCCCGCCTTCAGTCTGCCGACCATGCTGCTGGGGGGTCTCTTCCCGGGGAGAGCCTTATGCCTGGACCCCCATCAGGTCTTCAGTCGGGTCGCCGCGGCCCCCGAACGGGTCCTCGTTGTTTTCGACGGTTTCCAAGAGGCTTGGCACCTGGAATCTCTGCTGCAGCCTCTTGACAAGAGCCTCGTGGCCGACCTCCAGAAGGACTCCAGGAAACAGGCCTTCACCGTGAGGGAGTTGTACTGCGCCCTGCTCCAGAGGGCTCTGCTGCCCGGCTGCACCCTGATGATCGCGGCTCGGCCACGGGGAGCCACCGGCAATCTCAGGCGCTGGGCTGACAGTCTCTTTGAGCTCGGCGGATTCAGCCCTACAGAGGCAGACGGAGCTCTGTCCCGGTACTTCAGCGAACCCACCAGCCACGACAACGCCCTGACCCGGCTACGGAGCAGTCCGTATTTGTCCAGCCTTTGCTGGAACCCGGCCCTCTTTCGTCTGGTGTGTTTTGTGCTGGAACATTGCGACCATCGCGAGACCCTTCCCGACACACTCAGCGGACTTTGCCATCGAGCCTTGAGAATAAAGTTGGCGCGGCAGTTTGAGGACAGGAGTAGCCACGATCCGTCGCCGGCCCCCTCGCGGGTCAAGCTCGAGAGCGCCGTACCGGGGGGAAGCGGGAGTCTCAAACACGGCAAAGTTAAGAAAGTCAACCAAAAGAGGCTTACCCGCTCCTGCAACCGAGAGGCCGGGACTACAGGCGACAAAGTAAAAGAGAAGGGGACGTCGGAGCGAAAGAAGATAAAATCGAACGGCGGAAGAGACGAGGAAGGGCTGTTGGCTGAACTGAGCCGCTTGGCGTGGGAAGGGGTCCGACAGAATGACCTTCCTCCAGGAGGAGGCTCCACGGCTACAGCGAGGGAGGTCGGCCTGAAGGCTGAACTCTTCCACGCCCTCCATCTAGGGGGGAAGCCGAAGGGAGACTCacgacagggggagggaggagtgcAGGCAGGGCAGATGGAGAGTGCAGATACAGAGGGCAATGCAGGAGGGGAAGTAGGAAGAAGGGGGAGCGAAGAAAGGAAAAACCCCAGACGAAGGGCGAAGAGCGATGAGGATTTTGAGGATGTGAGTGATGGTAGCCACGTTCTGTCATGGTCGAACCCTTTCCTCCAGAGCTTCCTGGCAGGTCTTCACATATCATCCACAAG GAAGACGTCTGGACTCCTGAAGACCTTCCCCATGCAGGTCGGCCTGGGGAGGGGTCGGCGAAGGACCCACAAGGAGGAACTGGACCTTGTGCAGAGGTTCGCCATCGGCACTCTCTTTATGCACGCCAGCGTCTCCCGGGAGTCCCCCTCCAAGCAGTCCGTCCTCGTCAAACACCTCAAGGGGCACCTGGGCCAGGCTGAGCATGGCGCCGCCCACCTGTTGGAGGTGTGCCACTGCATCTACGAGACCGGCATCAGCCGCGCAGACACCCACTGGGGCACACTGCTCGCCGGGGTCCTCCCAAAGGAAATGAGCTTCCGGGGAGTGAGGCTGTGGCCGTCCGATGTGCATGTGGTGGGGAAGGTTCTGGAACTTGTTGGAGCTGGGACAGGAGGGGCGGGGATCTGCCTGGGACTTGAGGATACTGGGATACGGACGTCTGGAATTCTGTCGCTACTGGGGCTCAGCAACATCGCGTCGTACAG GGCATGCACCGCGGACGTCATCTCCATGTGGGAGGAGCTGGAAGGAAAGGAGGAGCTTAAACTTAAAGGAGCCATGTCCAAATTCAAGCTGAACACAAAGGCTACCCAGGTGTGTCATGTTGATGACCTAGCACGGCTGGTCAGCATGCACAGGAGGCTGACTGACAG CTCCAGCCAATCGGATTCGCTCCTGGTGTCCGGGGTTCCGGCAGTGAAGGAACTAGACAAGCTGGAGTTTGA GCTAGGTCCAGAGGATTGCCCCCTGGCTCTGCCTAAGCTGTGGTCACTCCTGCCCGGCCTCAACAACCTACGCCATCTTGA TCTATCCCAGAACGGTATTGGAGACACAGGGATGTATGAGCTGTCTCTGGTCCTGATGAACCCAGCGTCACTGCGTTGTctcag TCTGTACAGTAACATCATCTCCGACGTTGGTGCCCACTGGCTGGCCACAGTCCTGCCTCTGATGGTGTCCCTGACTGACCTAGA CGTGAAGTACAACAACCTGACGGACGTCGGGGCCCAGAGCCTTGGAGCCGTCCTGAAGAAGTGTCCCTCCGTGAAAAGCCTGAG GATGTGGAACACGTGTATCTCATTTGCGGTATTTGAACGACTTCAGAAACAGGACAGCAGGATTGTGTGCCATTAG